One Pseudomonas sp. FP1742 genomic window carries:
- a CDS encoding methyl-accepting chemotaxis protein yields the protein MNSWFGNISVNLKLGLGFGLVLALTCVLALTGWTSLGGLIDRSNWMSDITQLNAGLTKLRVVRLQYMLTNGDETAAQNVQTTLDSFVAQQTALLGSFKNPENVKMLKEQAATIAAYQTSLNKMRSAYRTGNSARDAMGANAETASKLIDAINTRVQQMPLSDQRFEQFLAITAAKEAFILARYEVRGYTASTNAETEQKAVSQLDVAIASLKSLNVHFAETQQDALRQLETALSNYRSALQAYKAANTDAVQARKEMTDQGAAIVTLSDQLYQFQLDRRDAESAQARTLQLISTLLALLVGIIAAVIITRQITGPLRDTLAVVERIAGGDLSQDIKVTRRDELGVLQQGIARMGVTLRDLISGIRDGVTQIASAAEELSAVTEQTSAGVNSQKIETDQVATAMHEMTATVQEVARNAEEASQAAAAADGEAREGDKVVNEAIAQIERLASEVVRSTEAMSLLQQESDKIGSVMDVIKAVAEQTNLLALNAAIEAARAGEAGRGFAVVADEVRGLAQRTQKSTEEIEGLVAGLQNGTQQVSAVMNNSRVLTDSSVALTRKAGVSLENITRTVSNIQSMNQQIAAAAEQQSAVAEEISRSIINVRDVSEQTAAASDETAASSVELARLGNQLQMMVSHFRV from the coding sequence ATGAATAGCTGGTTCGGCAACATCAGCGTGAACCTGAAACTGGGCCTGGGATTCGGCCTGGTCCTGGCCCTGACCTGCGTCCTTGCCCTGACTGGCTGGACGAGCCTGGGCGGGTTGATTGACCGCAGCAACTGGATGAGCGACATCACCCAGCTCAATGCCGGCCTGACCAAGCTGCGCGTGGTTCGCCTGCAATACATGCTGACCAACGGCGACGAAACCGCCGCACAGAATGTGCAAACCACCCTGGACAGTTTTGTGGCTCAGCAAACTGCGCTGCTGGGCAGCTTCAAAAATCCTGAAAACGTCAAAATGCTTAAAGAGCAGGCCGCGACCATCGCCGCTTATCAGACGTCGCTGAACAAAATGCGCAGCGCCTACCGCACCGGCAACAGTGCTCGCGACGCCATGGGCGCCAATGCCGAAACCGCCAGCAAGCTGATTGACGCAATCAACACCCGCGTACAGCAGATGCCCCTGAGCGACCAGCGCTTCGAACAGTTCCTGGCCATCACCGCCGCCAAGGAAGCGTTCATTCTTGCCCGCTATGAAGTGCGCGGCTACACCGCCAGCACCAATGCCGAGACCGAGCAGAAAGCCGTCTCCCAACTGGATGTGGCCATCGCCAGCCTGAAATCACTGAACGTGCATTTCGCCGAGACCCAGCAAGACGCCCTGCGTCAGTTGGAAACCGCGCTGAGCAACTACCGCAGTGCCTTGCAAGCCTATAAAGCCGCCAACACCGATGCGGTGCAGGCGCGCAAGGAAATGACCGATCAGGGCGCCGCCATCGTGACCCTGAGCGATCAGCTGTATCAATTCCAGCTCGACCGCCGTGACGCCGAAAGCGCCCAGGCCCGCACGTTGCAGCTGATCAGCACCTTGCTGGCGTTGCTGGTGGGGATCATCGCCGCCGTGATCATCACCCGCCAGATCACCGGTCCGTTGCGCGATACCCTGGCCGTGGTCGAGCGCATCGCCGGTGGCGATCTGTCCCAGGACATCAAAGTGACCCGTCGCGACGAGCTCGGCGTGTTGCAGCAAGGCATTGCGCGCATGGGCGTGACCCTGCGCGATTTGATCAGCGGCATCCGCGATGGCGTCACCCAGATCGCCAGCGCCGCCGAAGAACTGTCGGCCGTGACCGAACAAACCAGCGCCGGGGTCAATAGCCAGAAGATCGAGACCGATCAGGTGGCCACCGCCATGCACGAAATGACAGCCACCGTGCAGGAAGTCGCGCGCAACGCCGAAGAAGCCTCCCAGGCCGCAGCCGCCGCTGACGGTGAAGCTCGCGAAGGCGACAAAGTGGTCAACGAAGCCATCGCCCAGATCGAGCGTCTGGCCAGCGAAGTGGTGCGCTCCACTGAAGCCATGAGCCTGCTGCAACAGGAAAGTGACAAGATCGGCAGCGTCATGGACGTGATCAAGGCCGTGGCCGAACAGACCAACCTGCTGGCCCTCAACGCTGCGATTGAAGCCGCCCGTGCCGGTGAAGCCGGTCGTGGTTTCGCGGTGGTTGCCGACGAAGTCCGTGGCCTTGCCCAGCGCACGCAGAAATCCACCGAGGAAATCGAAGGCCTGGTGGCCGGCCTGCAGAACGGCACTCAACAAGTGTCCGCGGTGATGAACAACAGTCGCGTTCTGACCGACAGCAGTGTGGCGCTGACCCGCAAGGCCGGCGTGTCACTGGAAAACATCACTCGCACGGTGTCCAACATCCAGTCGATGAACCAGCAGATCGCGGCCGCCGCCGAGCAACAAAGCGCCGTGGCCGAAGAGATCAGCCGCAGCATCATCAACGTGCGCGACGTGTCCGAACAGACCGCCGCCGCCAGCGACGAAACCGCTGCGTCCAGTGTCGAGCTGGCGCGGTTGGGCAATCAGTTGCAGATGATGGTCAGTCACTTCAGGGTGTAA
- a CDS encoding histidine phosphatase family protein: protein MELRLSLFGIKRSIDLSRLARYRNTAVIVASLLLVIPLTIWLLRPAAVPDLAHGNVAGARALLSGWAKGDMIVLVRHVERCDHSSAACLIGNDGITDRSRSVAVGVGAQFEHLGLDKADIYNSPIIRAVQTSSYMFNKVGVGEDWLINCRGSMLRDALAHKVAGRNLILVTHSECMAQLEKDLKLPTATLGYGASLFISAEKPQEPRMLGSIEASDWHSVSTE, encoded by the coding sequence GTGGAATTGAGACTGAGTCTGTTCGGGATAAAACGCTCGATCGATCTGAGCCGTTTGGCCCGTTATCGAAACACCGCGGTCATCGTGGCCTCGCTGCTGCTGGTGATTCCACTGACCATATGGCTGTTGCGGCCCGCTGCCGTGCCGGACCTGGCCCATGGTAATGTGGCGGGTGCCCGGGCATTGCTTTCCGGTTGGGCCAAGGGCGACATGATCGTGTTGGTGCGCCATGTCGAGCGTTGCGATCACTCCAGCGCCGCCTGTCTGATTGGCAATGACGGTATTACGGATCGCTCGCGCAGTGTGGCAGTGGGTGTCGGTGCACAGTTTGAACATCTGGGCCTGGACAAGGCCGATATCTACAACAGTCCGATCATCCGTGCGGTGCAGACCTCCAGTTACATGTTCAACAAGGTCGGTGTCGGTGAGGACTGGTTGATCAACTGCCGGGGCAGCATGTTGCGCGATGCACTGGCGCATAAAGTGGCCGGGCGCAACCTGATTCTGGTGACCCACAGTGAGTGCATGGCGCAACTTGAAAAAGATCTCAAGCTGCCGACGGCTACTTTAGGTTACGGTGCCTCTCTGTTTATCTCCGCTGAAAAACCTCAGGAACCTCGCATGCTTGGTTCCATCGAAGCCTCTGACTGGCATTCGGTGAGCACCGAATAA
- a CDS encoding phosphatase PAP2 family protein translates to MTSSRYRFYWVNFGIPLACAVAVFLMFDMTKIDIAFSDLFYDPATQVFPLEHVRLFELITHKWARIIPNWTGEVAIIGALLSFLWPRLKAEKHSKIIAFLEKIKVAPVLRFASKHRRDFLYVVFAFSISTGVIHYLKSHTSVYCPVETTQYAGKIEHKEWYQNFDLLKEAGDGRCWPGGHASGGFTMLALYFVARRYRWRYAKAVMYGSLLLGFVYGTTRVLQGWHYMSHTFWSGIFVWLACLLTALAFYGRARLELPVLQKAALPVAEPFTGLQSNTPDVPPSLS, encoded by the coding sequence ATGACTTCTTCCCGTTACCGCTTTTACTGGGTGAACTTTGGTATTCCGCTGGCCTGCGCGGTCGCGGTGTTCCTGATGTTTGACATGACTAAAATCGACATCGCGTTCAGCGATCTTTTTTATGATCCGGCTACCCAGGTGTTTCCGTTGGAGCATGTCCGCCTGTTCGAGCTGATCACCCATAAATGGGCGCGCATCATCCCGAACTGGACCGGTGAGGTCGCGATCATCGGCGCCTTGCTGTCGTTTCTCTGGCCGCGATTGAAGGCTGAAAAGCATTCGAAGATCATCGCGTTCCTGGAAAAAATCAAAGTCGCGCCGGTGCTTCGGTTCGCCAGTAAACACCGCCGGGACTTCCTGTACGTGGTGTTCGCGTTTTCCATCAGCACTGGCGTTATCCACTACCTCAAGAGCCACACCAGTGTGTATTGCCCGGTTGAAACCACTCAGTACGCCGGAAAAATCGAGCACAAGGAGTGGTACCAGAATTTTGACCTGCTGAAAGAAGCCGGTGACGGTCGCTGCTGGCCGGGTGGGCATGCCTCCGGCGGCTTCACCATGCTCGCGCTGTACTTCGTGGCTCGGCGCTACCGCTGGCGGTACGCCAAAGCGGTGATGTACGGTTCGTTGTTGCTCGGTTTCGTCTACGGCACCACGCGGGTTCTGCAAGGCTGGCACTACATGTCCCACACCTTCTGGTCCGGGATCTTCGTGTGGCTGGCGTGTTTGCTGACGGCATTGGCGTTTTATGGGCGGGCGCGACTGGAGTTGCCGGTGTTGCAAAAGGCTGCGCTACCCGTCGCCGAGCCGTTTACTGGTTTACAAAGTAATACGCCTGACGTCCCACCTTCATTGTCTTGA
- a CDS encoding glycosyltransferase family 39 protein → MSRPASSLFLLAALLFFFALSNHQLQGSTEARVAGIAMEMHLDNDWVTPHLFGEPFLEKPPLSLWLDAGAIRAFGGTPWAVRLASAFAGLFSVMLLYAMLRRFDRPKVIAWTAGILLATMASYWSNTRSVGEDALLAFGVSMALLAFFQGTRHSTVGNALLFTSGIAIATLSKGVLGLAMPGVVIFVYLLAGTLMDKRLKPSDWLRPGLLTLLGLVPLMIWLAVLYQRGGTHAVGEVLLTNSVGRFSGSFVEAGHYEPFYYYLAKLPEAFAPWNILVYLGLWHFRKSLMANRYLLFFTVWLLAQFVMLTLASSKRTVYLMSMTPAAAVIAAEYASVLFKRVQACTGASTLPGLIVRHRRGIGVGVLAVVIGSYLAAAQWVLPHADRKLSFLPLTEQIQAFQASGKQVALFQANERVGGASVFYTRRVLKGLDTEAQLHEFLSASPANVALMSGPNEPAVPLKVIKTMKVGRQAYYFVNQ, encoded by the coding sequence ATGTCACGTCCCGCCTCTTCATTGTTCCTGCTCGCCGCCCTGCTGTTTTTCTTCGCCCTAAGCAATCACCAATTACAAGGTTCCACGGAGGCCCGGGTGGCCGGAATTGCCATGGAGATGCACCTGGATAACGACTGGGTGACCCCGCATTTGTTCGGCGAGCCATTTCTTGAAAAACCGCCCTTGAGCTTGTGGCTCGACGCCGGGGCGATTCGCGCATTCGGCGGTACGCCGTGGGCGGTGCGGCTGGCGTCGGCGTTTGCCGGGTTGTTCAGCGTGATGTTGCTGTACGCGATGTTGCGGCGATTCGACCGGCCCAAGGTTATTGCCTGGACGGCGGGGATTTTGCTGGCGACCATGGCCAGTTACTGGAGCAATACGCGCAGCGTCGGCGAAGACGCATTGCTGGCCTTCGGCGTGAGCATGGCGCTACTGGCGTTTTTTCAGGGGACACGGCACTCGACTGTCGGCAATGCCCTGCTGTTTACATCAGGGATCGCCATCGCGACCTTGAGCAAAGGCGTGCTGGGGCTGGCGATGCCGGGGGTGGTGATCTTCGTGTATCTGCTGGCCGGAACCCTGATGGACAAGCGCCTGAAGCCCTCGGACTGGCTGCGCCCCGGCTTATTGACACTGTTGGGATTGGTGCCGCTGATGATCTGGCTCGCGGTGCTGTACCAGCGCGGTGGCACGCATGCCGTGGGGGAAGTGTTGCTGACCAATAGTGTCGGGCGCTTCAGCGGCTCCTTCGTCGAGGCCGGCCATTACGAGCCGTTCTACTACTACCTGGCCAAGCTGCCGGAGGCCTTCGCGCCCTGGAACATTCTGGTGTACCTGGGGCTGTGGCACTTTCGCAAAAGCCTGATGGCCAATCGTTACCTGTTGTTCTTCACGGTGTGGCTGCTGGCGCAGTTCGTCATGCTGACCCTGGCATCGAGCAAACGCACGGTGTACCTGATGTCGATGACGCCGGCGGCGGCGGTGATTGCCGCGGAATATGCGAGTGTGCTGTTCAAGCGAGTTCAAGCCTGCACCGGTGCGTCGACCTTGCCGGGGCTGATTGTCCGGCATCGTCGCGGTATAGGGGTTGGCGTACTGGCCGTGGTGATTGGCAGCTACCTCGCTGCCGCACAATGGGTATTGCCTCACGCTGATCGCAAACTGTCCTTCCTGCCGCTGACCGAGCAGATTCAGGCATTCCAGGCCAGCGGAAAACAGGTCGCGTTGTTTCAAGCCAACGAGCGGGTGGGCGGCGCCAGCGTGTTCTACACCCGACGCGTACTCAAAGGCCTGGATACCGAGGCGCAACTGCATGAGTTTCTGAGCGCCTCACCGGCCAACGTGGCGCTCATGTCTGGCCCAAATGAACCCGCCGTCCCCTTGAAGGTGATCAAGACAATGAAGGTGGGACGTCAGGCGTATTACTTTGTAAACCAGTAA
- a CDS encoding GNAT family N-acetyltransferase, which yields MELALTVGAHTLRLSAPDPEWCKALQHALNASFTVHSEFLPWAKPYTTEDEARSFLARAVEEFKSETGERRLFIVDDAAYAIIGCIGLKPRRRNRYVVGYWGNTEYSGKGYMRTALEALIKSMPGFTFYLTIASANVASQRLAEAAGFGLIRRCYQRPCLQPHEAQDTYLYRLK from the coding sequence ATGGAGCTTGCGCTGACGGTTGGCGCTCACACATTGAGATTGAGCGCCCCCGACCCCGAATGGTGTAAAGCGTTGCAGCATGCGCTGAACGCCAGTTTTACAGTCCACTCCGAATTTCTGCCCTGGGCCAAACCCTACACCACCGAGGACGAGGCCCGATCGTTCCTCGCACGGGCAGTCGAGGAATTCAAAAGCGAAACCGGTGAGCGGCGGCTGTTTATCGTCGACGATGCCGCGTACGCGATCATCGGCTGCATTGGCTTGAAGCCCCGGCGCCGTAACCGGTATGTGGTCGGCTACTGGGGCAATACCGAGTATTCGGGCAAAGGCTATATGCGCACGGCACTTGAAGCGTTGATCAAAAGCATGCCCGGTTTCACGTTTTACCTGACCATTGCCTCGGCCAATGTGGCGAGCCAGCGGCTGGCCGAAGCGGCCGGGTTTGGCTTGATCAGGCGGTGTTATCAGAGGCCTTGTTTGCAGCCGCATGAGGCGCAGGATACGTATTTGTATCGGTTGAAATGA
- a CDS encoding DUF433 domain-containing protein encodes MQNIKLPSRLVGIGLYTPAEASLYTGIPATDIRRWLFGYTAHGVQHPGLWDSELSDVNECVLGFHDLLEIRFVHAFRQHGVSLQAIRSASQQAKELFNQAYPFTCKRFQTDGRSIFATVMGETGDEALLDLIKRQYAFEQVIKPSLYEGIDYTGSGSAQRWYPVKRSKAIVLDPSRNFGKPVLSGTGIDTAAIFSAYRAEGRDVKRVARLYEIPIAAVEAAVSFEQRNAA; translated from the coding sequence ATGCAAAACATTAAGCTGCCTAGCCGCCTTGTCGGCATTGGCTTGTACACCCCGGCAGAAGCTTCGCTTTACACCGGGATTCCAGCTACCGATATACGCCGCTGGTTATTCGGGTACACCGCCCACGGTGTTCAGCATCCGGGGCTTTGGGACTCAGAGCTGTCTGATGTGAACGAGTGCGTTCTAGGTTTTCATGACTTACTGGAAATTCGTTTCGTTCATGCGTTTCGCCAACACGGCGTAAGCCTGCAAGCCATCCGTAGTGCCTCGCAGCAAGCAAAAGAGTTGTTTAACCAAGCGTACCCATTCACCTGCAAACGCTTTCAAACCGACGGACGAAGCATCTTCGCCACGGTTATGGGTGAAACAGGGGATGAGGCACTTCTGGACTTGATCAAGCGACAGTATGCATTCGAACAAGTCATCAAACCTTCGCTCTATGAAGGTATCGACTACACAGGATCAGGCTCAGCGCAGCGCTGGTATCCGGTCAAACGCAGCAAAGCCATCGTTCTCGACCCCTCTCGAAACTTTGGAAAACCTGTCCTGTCAGGTACGGGAATTGACACAGCAGCCATTTTTAGCGCCTACCGAGCTGAAGGCAGAGACGTCAAACGTGTAGCCCGCCTCTATGAAATACCTATTGCTGCAGTTGAGGCAGCGGTCAGTTTTGAGCAAAGGAATGCGGCTTGA
- a CDS encoding DUF6124 family protein, whose translation MKKIIRLPLKNPATSQPETLNSTQRPKATEHTVSARQRTPNRNIFSVRPDVDTLTLLAHASETLASLNVMTLDFANRLEGPQRSVALALQQLTMLTELLVNRAKDNLDPNASVAVGEPPVLH comes from the coding sequence ATGAAAAAGATCATCCGACTCCCACTGAAAAATCCGGCCACTTCACAGCCTGAAACCCTCAACTCAACCCAACGCCCCAAAGCCACCGAACACACCGTCAGCGCCCGCCAGCGCACCCCGAACAGGAACATCTTCAGCGTCCGCCCCGACGTCGACACGCTCACCCTGCTCGCTCATGCCAGCGAAACCCTGGCGTCCCTCAACGTCATGACCCTGGACTTTGCCAATCGACTCGAAGGCCCACAGCGCAGTGTGGCACTGGCGCTTCAGCAGTTGACGATGCTGACCGAGCTTTTGGTCAACCGAGCGAAGGATAACCTTGATCCAAACGCGTCGGTGGCCGTGGGCGAGCCTCCCGTTCTTCACTGA
- a CDS encoding DMT family transporter: MNKSVLYALGAAALFGASTPLAKVLGLNVSPVLLAGLLYLGSGLGLTVTRLIRDRGWQPVGLSISEWPWLIGAIAFGGVLGPVALMFGLTLTSATTASLLLNLEAVLTALLAWMVFKENADRRIVIGMIAIVAGGVLLGWPQTSTGIHGWVGPVAVVIACFCWAIDNNLTRKVSASDALFIAGIKGLVAGVVNCALGFALGMHLPEWSLLGPTLLVGFLGYGVSLVLFVLALRGLGTARTGAYFSTAPFLGAAISILLLGEAVTWVFWVAAGLMGIGVWIHLTESHSHEHQHDPQTHEHPHIHDAHHQHEHAFEWDGTEPHSHLHDHAPIQHSHPHFPDIHHRHKH, from the coding sequence ATGAACAAAAGCGTTTTATACGCCTTGGGGGCTGCAGCGCTGTTTGGTGCCAGCACACCGCTTGCCAAGGTCCTCGGGCTGAACGTTTCCCCCGTCTTGCTCGCCGGTTTGCTTTACCTGGGAAGTGGCTTGGGTCTTACAGTCACCCGGCTGATCCGTGATCGCGGCTGGCAGCCTGTCGGCTTATCGATATCCGAATGGCCATGGCTCATTGGCGCTATCGCGTTCGGCGGGGTGCTGGGGCCGGTGGCTCTAATGTTCGGCCTTACCCTCACGTCAGCTACCACTGCATCGCTGTTGCTGAACCTTGAGGCGGTGTTGACCGCCCTGCTTGCCTGGATGGTGTTCAAGGAGAACGCCGACCGGCGGATCGTCATTGGAATGATCGCAATAGTGGCCGGTGGCGTGCTCTTGGGTTGGCCTCAAACTTCCACAGGGATCCATGGTTGGGTTGGCCCGGTCGCCGTGGTGATTGCCTGTTTTTGTTGGGCCATCGATAACAACCTTACCCGGAAGGTTTCCGCATCGGATGCATTGTTTATCGCTGGCATCAAAGGATTGGTCGCCGGGGTCGTCAACTGCGCGTTAGGGTTTGCGCTTGGCATGCATCTCCCTGAATGGTCTCTGCTGGGGCCAACGCTACTCGTCGGCTTTTTGGGCTACGGCGTTAGCCTGGTGCTGTTCGTTTTGGCTTTGCGGGGGCTTGGCACAGCGCGCACAGGTGCGTACTTCTCGACTGCACCGTTCCTGGGGGCCGCTATTTCCATCCTGTTGTTGGGCGAAGCAGTGACGTGGGTGTTTTGGGTGGCTGCAGGCCTGATGGGGATTGGCGTCTGGATACACCTGACCGAGAGCCACTCTCACGAACACCAACACGATCCGCAAACGCATGAGCATCCGCATATTCACGATGCGCACCATCAACATGAACATGCCTTTGAGTGGGACGGCACTGAACCTCATAGCCATTTGCACGACCACGCGCCCATCCAACACAGTCATCCGCACTTTCCCGATATCCATCACAGGCACAAACACTGA
- a CDS encoding DUF6124 family protein — MKKTTRNPLENPAISESEDLDLTQLSKATQRAVSARLRNPKQPDPVSHVFTILPDVDTPTLLGHASETLASLNVMTTDLADQLEGSHRNVALAMQQLAVLAEMLINRALDNLDSPMPAVEPACH, encoded by the coding sequence ATGAAAAAGACCACCCGAAATCCACTTGAGAACCCAGCCATTTCAGAATCGGAAGACCTCGACCTGACCCAACTCTCCAAAGCCACCCAACGCGCCGTCAGCGCCCGCTTGCGCAACCCGAAACAGCCCGATCCCGTGAGCCATGTGTTCACCATCCTCCCCGACGTCGACACACCCACCCTGCTCGGTCACGCCAGCGAAACCCTGGCCTCCCTGAACGTCATGACCACCGACCTGGCCGACCAGCTCGAAGGCTCGCATCGCAACGTGGCCTTGGCGATGCAGCAATTGGCGGTGCTGGCCGAGATGTTGATCAATCGAGCGCTGGATAACCTCGATTCGCCCATGCCGGCGGTCGAGCCCGCCTGCCACTGA
- a CDS encoding GIY-YIG nuclease family protein, which yields MSEEIRNWYIYILKLELNSWYVGTAKGLRSRLRSHGKKSPYSTLKKKGAVKYTESGLTGKRKATHLHAAFRSIGDCFWVTEIENTITVALGQKYGFDKVRGGSIIQPWNYELSDIEVKNLIRRFSCSDIRFKYKLNEINLTQEKPFVFPLTRRRNT from the coding sequence ATGAGTGAAGAAATTAGAAATTGGTATATCTATATTTTGAAGCTTGAACTGAACTCATGGTACGTGGGCACAGCTAAGGGGTTGAGATCAAGGCTGCGAAGCCATGGTAAGAAAAGCCCTTACTCTACATTAAAGAAAAAGGGCGCTGTCAAATATACGGAGAGCGGCCTGACGGGAAAGAGAAAAGCAACTCATTTACATGCGGCTTTTAGATCAATTGGCGATTGTTTCTGGGTTACAGAGATTGAAAATACTATCACCGTAGCCCTGGGGCAAAAGTATGGTTTCGATAAAGTTAGGGGTGGCTCTATAATTCAGCCTTGGAATTACGAGCTAAGTGACATTGAAGTGAAAAATCTAATTCGACGATTTAGTTGTAGTGATATTAGGTTTAAATACAAGCTAAACGAAATAAATTTAACTCAAGAAAAGCCATTTGTCTTCCCGCTTACTCGGCGCAGGAATACATAG
- a CDS encoding HNH endonuclease, whose amino-acid sequence MADEAYYAFPEVRYTEPSAKFVDAFLYSPEKRGNYWDGDEKALVLVKKEIKDHYLRVQDYRCAYCRQRMEVKHNGMWDTEHIINKDEYPAFMFEPRNLCVCCKDCNTIKGRKGVLKNKERKTYPSSASDYTFCHPHYHNYSHHVRVVKEAMLYLPITDEGREMIEICGLLRFVYKFAGYGCVESNVPAVLIRLGHELQEAKTSHEQLALMTIVQDLMSDNIKKVAGELVKQYA is encoded by the coding sequence ATGGCTGACGAAGCATATTATGCGTTCCCCGAGGTCAGGTACACTGAACCTTCGGCTAAATTTGTTGACGCATTCTTATATTCGCCCGAAAAAAGAGGAAATTATTGGGATGGTGATGAAAAGGCGTTAGTTTTAGTAAAGAAAGAAATTAAAGACCACTATTTGCGTGTGCAAGACTATAGGTGTGCGTATTGTAGACAGCGGATGGAGGTTAAGCATAATGGCATGTGGGATACTGAACACATCATAAATAAAGATGAGTACCCGGCTTTTATGTTTGAGCCTAGAAATTTGTGTGTCTGCTGTAAAGACTGTAATACGATCAAGGGCAGAAAAGGCGTACTTAAAAATAAGGAACGTAAGACATACCCCAGCTCAGCTAGCGACTATACGTTCTGTCACCCGCACTATCATAACTATTCTCATCATGTAAGGGTCGTTAAGGAAGCCATGCTCTATCTTCCCATTACTGACGAAGGCAGAGAAATGATTGAAATCTGCGGATTGTTGCGGTTTGTCTATAAATTTGCAGGCTATGGATGCGTTGAAAGTAATGTACCTGCTGTTCTCATCCGCTTGGGACACGAGCTTCAGGAGGCAAAAACCTCTCATGAGCAACTTGCACTTATGACGATCGTTCAGGATTTGATGAGCGATAATATCAAGAAGGTTGCAGGCGAGCTTGTTAAGCAATATGCATGA
- a CDS encoding AAA family ATPase, translating into MFDTDNLRRERLALGQPSDRLNEDKIQKPISGSLVIDSINFNGKKLKFYSSQNKLDQNIFTTIVGKNGSGKSRLLNHIVTKCISSRNGAIDPEQKDAFDLPTAVIALSTSPFDRFPVSNPLIKNADYRLVESSLGYYHYLGLRGLYSGNLSMSFMVRIIAGLIRALAGDAGRIKTVLGVLSYLGFNPAIKASFTCDITVPVLSQISESENPVEVINEFLIGERRAGSEFRRLMMRMDEQADEEKYRLVDSVKYYLHEHRTNFKDKKLEVMITNRGVFNDVTGSPVNDRFIPMMEAGLLKLRSLELHKKGHAKPFKISDASSGEQCIVLAMLGIASQIKDGALICIDEPEICLHPEWQERYIDLLMNTFRGFKSCHFIIATHSPQIVSRLESENCYILDMQKSVLLDAANSNRRSADYQLANIFSAPGFKNEYLMRELLKLLSKLSEGVELSNDDYEIISRIRDLENSLEKSDPVRQLYSLVVAATSEVRSDG; encoded by the coding sequence ATGTTCGATACTGATAACCTTCGGCGAGAAAGACTGGCATTAGGACAGCCGTCAGATAGACTAAACGAAGATAAAATTCAAAAACCTATAAGTGGGAGCCTTGTGATAGATTCAATTAATTTCAATGGGAAAAAATTAAAATTTTACTCTTCGCAAAACAAACTAGATCAAAACATATTTACTACTATTGTAGGTAAGAATGGTTCAGGTAAAAGCCGACTGTTGAATCACATCGTCACAAAATGTATTTCGAGTCGGAATGGCGCCATCGATCCTGAACAGAAGGATGCGTTTGATCTACCAACTGCCGTTATTGCGTTATCTACAAGTCCATTTGATAGATTTCCAGTTAGCAATCCTTTAATTAAAAATGCCGATTATCGACTTGTTGAGTCTAGCCTAGGTTACTATCATTACTTGGGATTAAGAGGGCTGTATAGTGGAAATCTAAGCATGTCTTTTATGGTTCGAATTATTGCAGGGTTGATTCGGGCGTTAGCTGGCGATGCTGGAAGAATAAAAACTGTTCTAGGCGTTTTAAGCTACTTGGGGTTCAATCCTGCAATCAAGGCGAGCTTTACTTGCGATATTACTGTCCCGGTTTTATCTCAAATTTCAGAGAGCGAAAATCCGGTTGAAGTTATAAATGAGTTCTTGATTGGTGAGCGCCGAGCAGGGTCTGAGTTTCGTCGGCTAATGATGCGAATGGATGAACAGGCAGACGAGGAAAAATATAGGCTTGTCGATTCTGTTAAGTATTATCTGCATGAGCATAGAACAAATTTTAAAGATAAAAAGCTAGAGGTAATGATCACAAATAGAGGTGTCTTTAATGATGTAACTGGTTCTCCCGTAAATGATAGATTTATCCCCATGATGGAGGCCGGCTTACTTAAGCTTCGCAGCTTAGAGCTTCACAAAAAAGGCCACGCCAAACCTTTTAAGATTAGCGATGCAAGTTCGGGCGAGCAGTGTATAGTTTTAGCTATGCTGGGAATAGCTTCTCAGATAAAAGACGGTGCATTGATTTGCATAGATGAGCCAGAGATTTGTCTCCATCCAGAATGGCAAGAGCGGTACATTGATCTCCTTATGAATACTTTTAGGGGATTTAAGTCCTGTCATTTTATTATAGCCACTCATTCACCTCAGATTGTTTCAAGGCTAGAGAGTGAAAATTGTTACATTCTAGATATGCAGAAGTCAGTACTTCTAGATGCGGCGAACTCTAATCGACGATCTGCGGATTATCAGCTAGCTAATATTTTTTCTGCTCCAGGATTCAAAAACGAATATTTAATGCGAGAGCTTCTGAAGTTGCTCAGCAAGCTATCTGAGGGGGTCGAGCTTTCTAACGATGATTACGAAATTATATCCAGAATTCGTGATCTAGAAAATTCACTTGAAAAATCCGATCCAGTTCGCCAGCTATACTCTTTGGTTGTAGCTGCGACCTCGGAGGTACGCTCCGATGGCTGA